CCTCCCCAGGTGATGCCGCATCTGATCTGAACGAACCTGCTGAACAAAGAGGGGCTACGCATGCCAACGCAGGCCAAGGAAATATTCGAGGCGCAGAGCAAGAGTGTTCGCGAGCTGCTTTCTGACAACGGCCTGGGCCTTTACCTGCCGCCCTACCAGCGTCCGTACGGCTGGGGCAAGGACAAGGTCGAGAAATTGCTCGACGACACACTGCATGGCCTCAAGAATCTCAGTAAGGCGCCGGACAGCTTCACCTTCTTGGGGACCGTCATCACCATCCATGATGTCAACCATGTCACTGTGAAGCCCATCGTCAAGTCCGAGGTCCCGGCCAAGGTTCTTACCGTGATCGATGGGCAACAGCGTTTGTCGAGCCTTCTAATCCTGCTGGTCGGCCTGCACAACCTCATTCGTCAGCGTGCATGGAAGGTCTTCAAGGGCAAGACGCCGGATCCGACCGACAGTGCTCGGACTCACCTTTACTCGGAAACGAGCGACATGCTGCAGATGCTCGCGGCAGCGTTCTACGAGCGAAAAAACTACGGAATCAAGCCGCCGATCTACCCGCGCCTCATCCGAGCCTTCGTGGATCAGTGGGCCAGGGACGAGAAGCTCAAGAAGTATGAGTCGCCGATCGCCAACCTTATCTACCAGTACTCATTGCTAGCCGATAGTGAGCCGGCAACTTCTAGGCCGACCGACTTCAGGCCGACGGCGCGACAGAACGCGGGTGAAGGCGAAGGCGATCTCATCAAGAGGTACAACGAGATCCGTATGGGGTTGACCAAGCTGTCGCAGCGAAAATCCATCGAGGAGCTGGAGGATCTGCCGCCTCTAGCAACCCTTGCTACCAACATCGAGTTCCAGCGTGCGCTCTTCAACCACGAACTCGACCCCGAGCTCTGCGCCTGGCTGGGGGAGTTGCAAGACGAGCCCGCAGCTGAGCTGATGCGACTCGTCATGTTTGCCGCCTATGGCTTGAACCGTATTGCTCTGACGGTCGTGCAAGGCAAGGACGAGGACTACGCCTTCACGATCTTCGAGTCGTTGAATACCACGGGCGAGCCTCTGACTGCCTTCGAGACCTTCCTCCCTCGGGTGGTGATGGCAGAGAAGATTCAGGACTACCAGGACTCGGACGCACACGCGTACATGAAGGCGGTTCAGGGCTACCTGGACCGCTTCGACGTCGGAGACAAGCTTCAGAACGCAACTCGAGACCTGCTGGTCGCTTTCGCGTTGGCAGAGACTGGGGAGAAGCTCTCCAAGCGCCTCCCGGATCAGCGGGTCTACATGCGCGATACCTTTGAGCGCCACAAGGACTCGGCCGGTGATCGAAGCGCGTACTTGCGCCACCTATGCGACACTGCGGCCTTTGTCGGGAATGCCTGGGAGCCCGCGAATAACTCTTCTCGCGCGCTACCCGGGCTAGAAGCGACCGCCATGACGGACACCGTGAAGTTGTGTCTATCCTTTCTCAATTCGCTCAACCACACCATTGCCATCGCGCCGCTCGTGCGCTTTTACTCCGAGGCTGTCCACGCGGACGAAGGGGAAGCGAGGGAAAAGCGCATCGCCGAGTTCGAGAAGGCGATCAAGGCAATCACTGCCTTCACGGTCTTCTGGCGAGCAACCCGCCGCGGCACGGGCAACATCGACAGCCAGTACCGTGCGGTCATGGCTGGGGTGGACTCGCTCACGGGCATGGGACCGCTCGCTCGCCAGTGGGCAGTGCCCAGTGCATCGAAGGCTGATCCGATCGTCGACGCCGAGGCGCTGAAGAAGGAACTTGCGGCGCGCTTGTCGCACTCTAAGCACGGCGCCATCCCAAACTTGCCCTCGTTCCTGGCAGATGCTTCCGCGCTGCCGCTCTACAAAATTGCCCGTCCGCTGACGCGTTTCCTTCTTCTGGCTGCGTATCACGACACAATTGAAGATCCGGAGAATCCGGGGCTGATCATCCAAGGCAAGGCGGGGGTCGCGTCATGCTTCACCGCAGACGGTTGGGATGACGAGAAGCACCTCACGATCGAACACATCGCACCACAGCAGGCCACGAGTGGGTGGGATGAGGAGTTCTACAGCGAGAAGGAGACCGTCCACAAGCTGGGCAATCTGGTCCTGGCACCGGGCGCTGCCAACACGTCCCTCAGCTCGCGGCCTTGGACCGAGAAGAAGGTCCTGTACGCGGCACTCGGTGCCTCGACGGCCGACGATGCCAAGACCATCCTCAACAGTTCTGGCTTCACGTTCGCGCAGACGACTGAAGATCTAGCGTCCCTGTCGCGCTACCTCCCGCACCTGCGGGCACTGGGTCAGCGTGAGGACGAGTGGAATCCGACGTTCATGGATCAGCGTGCTGACGTCCTCCTGCGTCTGGCCTACACGCGACTCAAGGGCTGGCTCGGTCTGGAGCTGTCTGACTCCAGCAGTGATCAGGTGGTCCAGGTCGAGGATGTGGAGATCGAGAGCGATGAGCTCGACGAGAGTGAGGATGCCGCGGGAGCGGTTGGAACGGCGTAACGCCACGGGCCGGTTGGAACGGCGTTGCGGCCCGGATGCGCTCGAGCATCCACCGGTAGATATCCAGGCCAGCACCGTGCAGGGGTCTGCGTCGAGCGATGGCTGGAACGATGCCTCGGGCACGAACCTGGTCGCGGTAGACGTCGTGGTTGTAGCCGCTGTCGGCGAACAGCGATTCGTCTGCGACGGGGACGTCCAACCTGTCCGTGGGCCGGCGGGACGCCCTGACGCCGTAGCTCGGGTTCGAGCAGTAGAGGTCTCCGCCGCGTATATAGCTGCGGCGTAAGCCATGGTCCGCAGTTCAGCGTGTGTTTGAGCTGCGGACCAGAGTCGTCATACCGTCTACCCAAGTTGCTTGCTGGCGTCAGCTCGCCTCAGCCTTCCACCTGCGGGGTGTGCCATCCGTTGACGTACCACTTGTCGGCGGCAAGGCCCCGATACAGAGCGCTTCCCATGGTGTTGGAATCGCCCGCCCTCTGTTTTGTTGTAGAGCCAGTGGGATACGTCCCTAACGGGAGTGGTCTTGAGGTCGTGGTTCGTGGCCGCGATGTGTGTGGCGTCCA
The Streptomyces sp. NBC_01723 genome window above contains:
- a CDS encoding DUF262 domain-containing protein, with product MPTQAKEIFEAQSKSVRELLSDNGLGLYLPPYQRPYGWGKDKVEKLLDDTLHGLKNLSKAPDSFTFLGTVITIHDVNHVTVKPIVKSEVPAKVLTVIDGQQRLSSLLILLVGLHNLIRQRAWKVFKGKTPDPTDSARTHLYSETSDMLQMLAAAFYERKNYGIKPPIYPRLIRAFVDQWARDEKLKKYESPIANLIYQYSLLADSEPATSRPTDFRPTARQNAGEGEGDLIKRYNEIRMGLTKLSQRKSIEELEDLPPLATLATNIEFQRALFNHELDPELCAWLGELQDEPAAELMRLVMFAAYGLNRIALTVVQGKDEDYAFTIFESLNTTGEPLTAFETFLPRVVMAEKIQDYQDSDAHAYMKAVQGYLDRFDVGDKLQNATRDLLVAFALAETGEKLSKRLPDQRVYMRDTFERHKDSAGDRSAYLRHLCDTAAFVGNAWEPANNSSRALPGLEATAMTDTVKLCLSFLNSLNHTIAIAPLVRFYSEAVHADEGEAREKRIAEFEKAIKAITAFTVFWRATRRGTGNIDSQYRAVMAGVDSLTGMGPLARQWAVPSASKADPIVDAEALKKELAARLSHSKHGAIPNLPSFLADASALPLYKIARPLTRFLLLAAYHDTIEDPENPGLIIQGKAGVASCFTADGWDDEKHLTIEHIAPQQATSGWDEEFYSEKETVHKLGNLVLAPGAANTSLSSRPWTEKKVLYAALGASTADDAKTILNSSGFTFAQTTEDLASLSRYLPHLRALGQREDEWNPTFMDQRADVLLRLAYTRLKGWLGLELSDSSSDQVVQVEDVEIESDELDESEDAAGAVGTA